A region of Kribbella sp. NBC_01245 DNA encodes the following proteins:
- a CDS encoding MXAN_6230/SCO0854 family RING domain-containing protein, which produces MQVDLAVLLLRRNWVVAVDLLTPSVRRPRISWRRRRFRDAQDGMLALEAELIQRGLLPSARFHQYGAGLPPETLAQLGKQLLAMIDAELGGAADHVPLFRGFPDTIPDDTEQLYVDRVFARLMQEPEQPCVLCGEERTVFPVSPCAHLVCANCWDGADYSACPLCHRRIDPDDPFLQLPATEPTRPSRTAKPVERLRLLTLSTSSHELAASSATALAQRQTPLSARDRADLVVLIDALPDADWVPASIPVRETRAIVLARLMSEQLLDDHLETATDVLRLLYVLMGADPGLQVPPARRRSLPRATRRMLLAALDRMPPLLVTEDVLRHREAWKRMAEALHPFEFGGRYPVAALAFAVLRQTRLDAGTALGRAVLSEAVRFGEFRVEGGRVRLSTFATRVEAAFAASRPVQALAVLRERPGELARRVVHLARTLPPDSRGALVEALTVAVSDASPAVLLAVLGQLRTAPEGIRLFFPRGGSARAWAEPDYREPLPGELALALADVLTTELLRRASALPRLDRVFLDEALADLAAPGSERGASSSLVRMTRGSAQTVPKDDLLRLFLHWVEPGGTRVDLDLSVAVFDEQWDFLGLCDYTNLRFEDEAAVHSGDLTSAPVPLGASEFVDLDLELLRSIGARHVMPVVFSYNSVPFDKLVTGFAGVMRRPNGLFDPGAVEQRFELSGPAKILLPFAVDLWSRRLRWYDLNLSAAGFTHQIAGYAGQLARLGDAMEEVYASGHRVSLWELCCWHAAARTNDVVVRCTDESVVRYTRAVGEDLAAFAQRIITRREPDRHLTPGTDAAKTAGLVAVVVGDVEPPPSASVYALYPRSLDANHVTLIDPAHLLAQLTPDARARVTS; this is translated from the coding sequence ATGCAGGTCGACTTGGCGGTGCTGTTGTTGCGCCGGAACTGGGTGGTCGCGGTGGATTTGCTCACGCCCTCGGTCCGACGCCCACGGATTTCCTGGCGCCGTCGACGGTTCCGGGACGCGCAGGACGGGATGCTCGCGCTGGAGGCCGAGTTGATCCAGCGCGGCCTGCTGCCGTCGGCGCGATTCCATCAGTACGGCGCGGGTCTGCCGCCGGAAACCCTTGCCCAGTTGGGGAAACAGCTGCTCGCGATGATCGACGCCGAGCTCGGAGGGGCGGCGGATCATGTGCCGTTGTTCCGTGGTTTCCCCGACACGATTCCGGACGACACCGAGCAGCTGTACGTCGATCGCGTGTTCGCCCGGCTGATGCAAGAGCCCGAGCAGCCATGCGTGCTGTGCGGCGAGGAGCGCACGGTCTTCCCGGTGTCGCCGTGCGCCCATCTCGTCTGTGCGAACTGCTGGGATGGTGCCGACTACAGCGCCTGCCCGCTCTGCCATCGCCGGATCGATCCCGACGATCCGTTTTTGCAGCTTCCTGCAACCGAACCGACGCGCCCGAGCCGTACGGCGAAACCGGTCGAGCGGTTGCGTCTGCTCACGCTCAGCACCTCGTCACACGAGCTCGCGGCGTCGTCGGCGACGGCGCTGGCCCAGCGGCAGACCCCGTTGTCCGCGCGCGATCGTGCGGACCTCGTGGTGCTGATCGATGCGCTGCCTGACGCGGATTGGGTGCCGGCCTCGATCCCGGTGCGGGAGACGCGCGCGATCGTGCTCGCCCGGCTCATGTCCGAGCAGTTGCTGGACGATCATCTCGAGACCGCGACCGATGTCCTTCGATTGTTGTACGTGTTGATGGGCGCGGATCCGGGTCTGCAGGTCCCGCCCGCGCGACGCCGTTCGCTTCCACGCGCCACTCGCCGGATGCTGTTGGCCGCGCTGGACCGGATGCCGCCGCTGCTCGTCACCGAGGACGTGCTGCGTCATCGCGAGGCGTGGAAACGGATGGCCGAAGCGCTGCACCCGTTCGAGTTCGGCGGCCGGTATCCGGTGGCCGCGCTGGCGTTCGCGGTGTTGCGGCAGACTCGGCTCGATGCTGGTACGGCGTTGGGGCGTGCCGTGCTGAGCGAGGCCGTGCGGTTCGGGGAGTTCCGGGTGGAGGGCGGGCGGGTCCGGCTCAGCACCTTCGCGACCCGGGTCGAGGCCGCCTTCGCCGCGAGCCGTCCGGTCCAGGCGCTCGCCGTGCTGCGCGAGCGTCCGGGGGAGTTGGCCCGCCGGGTCGTTCACCTGGCGCGCACGCTGCCGCCGGATAGTCGTGGCGCCTTGGTCGAGGCGTTGACGGTCGCCGTCTCGGACGCGTCACCCGCGGTCCTCCTCGCCGTACTCGGCCAGCTTCGTACTGCGCCGGAGGGCATCCGCCTGTTCTTCCCGCGCGGTGGTTCGGCCCGGGCCTGGGCCGAGCCGGATTACCGCGAGCCGCTGCCGGGGGAGTTGGCTCTTGCGCTCGCCGACGTACTGACCACCGAGTTGCTCCGCCGCGCCTCGGCTCTACCGCGGCTGGACCGGGTGTTCCTCGACGAGGCCCTGGCGGATTTGGCCGCGCCCGGGTCGGAGCGCGGCGCCTCTTCGAGCCTGGTGCGGATGACGCGTGGCAGTGCGCAAACCGTGCCGAAGGATGACCTGCTGCGGTTGTTCCTGCACTGGGTCGAGCCCGGGGGGACGCGCGTCGATCTCGATCTGTCGGTCGCGGTGTTCGACGAGCAGTGGGACTTCCTCGGTCTTTGCGATTACACGAATCTCCGGTTCGAGGACGAGGCCGCCGTGCATTCGGGCGATCTGACCTCGGCGCCGGTGCCGCTCGGTGCGTCGGAGTTCGTCGATTTGGATCTCGAGCTGCTTCGTTCGATCGGCGCGCGGCATGTGATGCCCGTTGTCTTCAGCTACAACAGCGTTCCGTTCGACAAGCTGGTGACGGGATTCGCCGGCGTGATGCGACGGCCGAACGGGCTGTTCGACCCGGGCGCCGTCGAGCAGCGGTTCGAGCTGAGCGGGCCGGCGAAGATCCTGCTGCCGTTCGCCGTCGACCTCTGGTCCCGCCGCCTCAGGTGGTACGACCTGAACCTCAGCGCCGCCGGCTTCACCCACCAGATCGCGGGCTACGCCGGCCAACTCGCCCGCCTCGGCGACGCAATGGAAGAGGTCTACGCAAGTGGTCACCGCGTCAGCTTGTGGGAGCTCTGCTGCTGGCACGCTGCTGCGCGGACGAATGACGTCGTCGTGCGGTGTACCGACGAGTCCGTCGTTCGCTACACCCGCGCTGTTGGTGAGGACCTGGCCGCTTTCGCGCAACGCATCATCACGCGCCGCGAACCCGACCGCCACCTAACTCCCGGCACCGACGCCGCCAAAACCGCAGGTTTGGTGGCGGTAGTAGTCGGCGACGTCGAACCCCCTCCATCCGCCAGCGTCTACGCCCTCTACCCCCGCTCCCTAGACGCCAACCACGTCACCCTCATCGACCCCGCCCACCTACTAGCGCAGCTCACCCCAGACGCCCGCGCCCGCGTAACCAGCTAG
- a CDS encoding nitroreductase family deazaflavin-dependent oxidoreductase, with amino-acid sequence MQQKMNARMNRKVRAGRGEFMGMDVLVLHTVGRQSAQPRETPVAWLPDGENSWLLVASGGSSQHPDWHANLLAHPERVSIELPGRAVVPVTPHRLHGPDREQAWARIAARNPASRSTKASPPANTP; translated from the coding sequence ATGCAGCAGAAGATGAACGCCCGGATGAACCGCAAAGTCCGAGCCGGCCGCGGCGAGTTCATGGGCATGGACGTCCTGGTCCTGCACACGGTGGGCCGCCAAAGCGCGCAGCCACGGGAGACGCCGGTCGCGTGGCTCCCCGACGGCGAGAACTCCTGGCTACTCGTCGCATCAGGCGGCAGCAGCCAACACCCGGACTGGCACGCCAACCTGCTGGCACACCCGGAGCGGGTGTCGATCGAGCTCCCCGGCCGCGCCGTCGTGCCCGTCACACCACACCGCCTTCACGGCCCCGACCGCGAGCAGGCTTGGGCACGCATCGCCGCGCGCAACCCCGCATCGCGAAGTACCAAAGCAAGTCCGCCCGCCAATACCCCGTAA